GAATGAGGCATTAGAAAGTTCAGTGCTCTTCGCTGCGaccgagaagaagaagaagaagcgatACATCACGGCTGGAGCGGAACACACAATGGAGGGATTCACAGGCCAGTCTGGCCGTGGCTATCTTTGCCATCTGCTGCAAGCTTTGATACACAAAGTGGGACCCTTGTTGAACCGCAAGCGCAGTGTTGTTTGCGACCGGCGGCTTTGCCATCTGCGACCGATCATCGCAATGTCAACAACAAGTGCACGAGTGGCTCGGATGAATCGCTTTCTACGTGTTTATATGCTGAGAAGGCATTAAGATAAATAACTGGACATGTGTAATCATAATCTAATGGCTATATGTGGGAAGGGGGTATCGGGACGCCTATATAATATGCTAAAAGTATTGATCATTGATATCGAAAGCAAGTCCTACGTAGGGGTCGAACGATTTAAGATGTTTCGTCCAAAGTCGATTCGAACCCGATTGTCAACATTAATATCGAGAATAGTAAGGGTTGAAAGACTTCAAATAGTTAGCAGTCGATTATAACGTGCTAACAATTGAGTCGTAGTCAATTAATGGGTGACCTCATTAAGCAAGTCCGAAGCAGGTGTTGTACGAAGATTTAGCCATTTGTCGACTTTACGTAGCTGACTAGTGGACTCATCGTTTGGGAACGTCGAATCAACTTGCAGTTTATCTCAAGTCACCTTACTGTTACAGTATTTGGTCTTCATAACACGAGAAGACTAATAAGGTCATGATTGGCTATTGCTAGCCAATTTTGTGAGTGTCTTGAGTCAACTCTTGAGTCAAGTCACAAGCTATCAGAGCGGTGACTCAAGTCCATGTCACAATGACTCGAGTCATTCAGCAAATCTGGAGATCCATTCGTCCGGAAGAGGATCCAGTCCAGGCCTTCTCccgatttcatttttcaatgcTCCAGAATTCATTCGGGATTCAAGGCTTAATCCACATATGACGCTCTGGCCTCAGTTCACGTCAGAGTGAGCCGTCTGAGCTTCTCCCATATGGAACCTTCTCAtccttatttttattcttcatcTTATTTCATGCCCGGCGACCACGTCCTCCTCCGGGAGAGCATCAGCGGTGTCGTGGGCGAGCTTTTGAAGCGGGATGGAGACGACGGACACGCTTGGAACGATGCCACGAGGTGCCATTTCGATCTCCTCAACTGGGCGTGCCGGGAAATGTCTCGTAGATGCGATCTGAAGAAAATTTGTTTAATCACCAGGCGGACATCATTAGGTGAGCTAATAGGGGAGCCTCAAAGCACTGCTCAATATTTAATGAGCGCTTGTTAACAGGAATTTCCTTTCAGGAAGTGCTCGCTAAAACGAGTACATCATCATTCGGGCTTTATTGGAGTGGCCCTTGGAGATTTCATataatgggattttttttttcttctagatTGGTGCGGCTTGGACTTCATTACAAATAGCTATAATAATATTCTATTTAGCTCCAAGATGTATTGgtaataattaaattaagCTCCAGTATGaattaaattatattaaaaatgcCGTCATACACAAACTCATACACAAAATGGCGTCCGGCAGGAAATTGTGCAGTGTCGAACACACCGGGAGAAATATTAAGTACGTCACAAAAACTAGTTTtaccttttaaaaatgtttgcaaggCAATAATCTTGTTTGCATAATGTTAATGTGTTCCAATCCACTCTGGAAAGAAGCTACCAGAAAAATAATCGTGCAAATCTTGCTGTGAGGTGTTTACATGGTGCTCATGTGATTAAATAAGTCACAATTACTTACCCGCCATATGATGAGAATGACGCAAGCCGTTACAGGAATAAAAACCAGAAGCAACGGCGTTCTTTTCCACCATCTGTAATCCTGACCTTCCTTTTGACCCCCTGTAAGAAGGACAATATTTGTAATCAATTCTCCTTCACTCTCCTTCACTACCATTGATGGATAAAATCGCCAAAGATCAATATTACTATTAGAGTTAAATATTGAACCGATTTGAGCATACATTTATAATGGTAACAAATATCTTGAATGCATagtacaaatataaataactaATATTCATAGTACTGGAATACAattttagctagctagctagcaaaaATATGGAATTAGCCTGTCTGATTGTTGCTAAGAAAATTCTTAAGGCTCAatcataaatgacaaaaagtgtgtgtgaataTCAAATCAAGGTCGTTGAAAAATATTACAGGTCGGAACAAATTTGTTAATATACATTTATGGATTTGAATAATCCACGTTCAAATTTTGGACACATCCATTGCAAATTTACCTGGTGCATTTGCCGTATTGAGACAAGGTGGCGGCTTGCAGGAGAAGCTGGATGCTTCATGAGCCGCAACGTGGAGGAGCTCCTCGATGTAGTTGAAATAAAGCTCATTCTTAAATCTTCCCTCCTGGTAGTGACACTGGAAGACTTGCATCGCTGTTTCCTGGACGGGGAACGTTTAATGACTTCCCCGTACGGAACGATCAATTACGTGACGGCTTACCAGTTCCTGATGGTCAAACGTAAAACGCAAACTTTTCAGCATGGCGATGAAGACCAGGATATTTTCCTTGTTGGAAGAGACGGCGCCAAACATGTTGGCTAGGTTGCGAAGACTTTGCTCCAATGGGTAAACGTTTAATACCACCCAACACGCACCAgcctaagaaaaaaaacattgacaatgaataataagaacGTTTTTGAGAATTTaaatgcgccttatagtccgtaaaatacggtaagatgattttttttgcatacatACCACTTCTCTGGGAATGTAATGAAGAGGAATCTCATAATCGGAAGGGATGTTTTGTTTCTAAACGAGAGGCtaaaattaaatgcaaaaatcgaacagaacaaaaaaaaaaaaaggcgaagAAACTCACCAGTAGCGACAGCTTGCTCACATCATCAGTTATCGGGGTTCCAAATTTTCCACAGCATAGATTCAAACTTGTAAACAGACTCAGGAGGACACAAGGTGCCTTGAAGATCTGTGAGAAAAATTTATTAGCCGTTTCCTGGCACAAAATATGCAATAATGTCAATATTGTCTCACTGCAGGGTTAACACAAGCTCATCTGCCTTTGTCAACATGACGAGAAAAACCAAATGTCAGCTTTCACAAACTCCTCAGTCTTTCCCAATacggaataaaaataaatacacttaCTTTCTCCCTCATATGGAGCACAAATGCAAGGCTGCCCTGATCCGCTGCATGGAAGTGCGTCTTTATAATCCAAAGCTGGAGATAACTGTgagcccgtgtgtgtgtgtgtgcgaggtCCAAGCATTGAAACTTGAGGATGGGCCAGCAGCCGTCTGCCTGCCTCCACACAGACTGGCGAAGGCTTTttgaaaggctggagaggccGCCTACAGGCTGAGTCACCGTGTCACACGCTGACCACGTCTGAGACTTCTCCCACGGATCAATCAAGTCGTCACCAGAGCGTGGGCGCTGCATACGCGCTAGCGAGGGGGGGGTGTATTTCACCCGGGTTATTCCCGAGAGATTTTTTGAATGTAAATGAATGCAGGTTGGAGGAAATGTGTGGCTTTGATATTCAACCAGGCTTTCTTGTCATTGAAAGCATACACAAATTAAGTCATCTTCCAATCATCAAGCTCATAAAAATAGTAAGACTATGCTAAAAAATTCTCTGAAAACACGCATGTGAtattaataaaacataataacGAGAGATGTTTTGAGAATTTTGCACCAAAGTGAGTAGAGCAATCAGGAACATCTACTGCGCATATTTCAAATTTCTCATGCTCAAaacagagctttttttttttaagacaataGAATATATTAATTTCATATTGGACTTGCACACAAGCATGCTTCTCATTATATTTTTAGGAATCCAGTATTGTTTTCTTATCTGCTCTTTGAGGGGCTTCCAGACTATTTTTGGGGGTCACCGGCATCCTATTAATTTAATgacttgcatttgtttattaAACTTGGTCACTTGTCAGTATTGCCTTGGTTTGACCCTGCCGAGTACACacatataatatttatatatatatattttttttttcatatacatatatatacatatatatatgtaaaagatatatatatatatatgtaaaaaaatatatatatctaaaaatatatatctatacatctgtaacaaaaaaaatgtaaatacatatatatgcaaaaacatatatatgtctgtaaaaatatatatatgtatatgcaaaaaaaatatatatatctgtAAAAgaaatctatatatatatctgtaaaaaaaaaaaaatatatatatctaacaaaaaaaatatatacactaccgttctaaagtttggggtcacaaaattgtttgggtgacccaaacttttgaacggtagtgtaaatattattataataaaatattatgaattaaatattataaattatattttatatttgtataagattatatataatctatgaatataagtatacatatatattataagattttttacacagaagattatatatataatctataaataattatctaaataaatatatacactaccgttcaaaagtttggggtcacccaaacaattttgtgaccccaaacttttgaacggtagtgtatattttaaatatatatatatatatatatatatattttttttttttaaatatgcccACTAGTGTTTGCAAGAGGGATAACTAGGAGAGTACGCCGAAGTTTGTTGATGGACAACACTTGTGATGCCATGTCTACATTTGTGTGTTCTGTTCTTGGCTATGAACAAAGCCACTCAGGCATCAGTGACACGCCGCAATGATGACAGGCCGCAGCCTCTGAGCTCACATGCTTTTCATGGCTCTGCCTCCTAAAAAAGACGCCACATCATAGGGGGCCGCCACTTTTGCTACGCACACCTCTGATCCCTCTCTTAAGGCCGGAGCGGCAGCTGGGGGAAGATTAGTCAGTGACATATTAGCAGAGATCCGGTTCGGACTGGAGACCCTTTTTGAGTTCTCCTCTACTTTTACAATTAGTCTATGTAACCGTTCACTTTAGCTATGAGTTGTTTCGGATACCGCCGGGAGTTGAGTAAGTACGAAGATGTGGACGAGGATGAGCTCCTGGCATCGCTCAGTCCAGAAGAGCTGGCCGAGTTGGAGAAGGAGCTGGTGGACATCGACCCCGACGCCAACGTGCCCATCGGGCTACGACAGAGGGACCAGACCGACAAGACCCCGACTGGGACTTTCAGTAGAGAGGCGCTTATGAAATATTGGGAAGCTGAGACACAGAAAAtcctggaaaatgaaattgcCGGAGGGAGCGCTAAAACGGTCAGTGGTGAGAATGACACAAATGTGTCCTTTTGTCTTACTTAAAGTTTCGAGCTTCTCGGAATCTAACCTTCAGATGCAATTCAAGAgttgagtggaaaaaaatctattacAGGACTGTGTAACATATACATACCACAAGACTCCCTGTGGATTTCCTCTTGCATTCCAATGGACACGTGGATGAAGTCCAACTAAGTGCAATAATGGCAAAGCTGGTGAATTTTTCACAATCCTTtgcaaaaatcattttaattggcTAAAATAAGGATCTCGTGTGTGTCGCACATTGAGTTGGTGGTTCTGAGATTTTCCGTATGAAACTCACAGTTTAGAATATggctgtgttgttgttgctaggcagaatgTATAGGGCACGATCGTAATTGCCCCAtggctaataataataataatcttctCCACCATTACATTTGAAGTTGATTGAAGATACAAATTGTAAAATTAACATTATTAAATCCGTCTCGACAGGATGATGAAGACGAGCGTGTGacagacagaaacagcgaATCCGAAGATGAAAAGGATGACGAAAGCGAGAAAGagcagaaaaaggaaatagaggaggaagatgaagaggaggaggaagaagaggaaagtgAGGAGGAAAGTGACGAAGAGGAGGTTGAAACAGAAGAAGACGACGAAGACCAAAACGCTAACTTCAAGCCCGTaacgccgccaccgccgccgatCGTCGTCCCGCAGCTGCTGAAGCCACAGAGGGCGGAGCCAATTAGACTGactcctccccctccacccGTGGACCCCAACGCCAGCGGGAACCCCACCGTCGTGGACGAGGCCCTGCAGCAAGCGCTTCGTGACGACCCTGAGCTCACAGAAGTCAACTTGAATAACATCGACGACATCTCGCAGGTACGAAAATAATCGATGTCTTccgaaattattttttatatgacTGCCTTTAACAAACTTACAAAATGGGGTCGTTGTTTTCCCAGGAGACCCTAATCCGATTCGCCGAAGCTCTGAGATCCAACACGCACGTGCGCGTCTTCACCCTCGCCAACACCCACGCCGACGACCCGGTAGCTATCGCCGTCGCTAAGATGCTACGGGAGAACTCGTCTATCGTGAGCCTCAACATCGAGTCCAACTATGTAAGCGGGAAGGGCGTCATGGCCTTGGTTCAAGCCCTCCCCGGGAACAACACCCTGACCGAACTTCGATTTCACAACCAGAGACACATCTGTGGAGGACAGGTGGGTAGCCAGCCTTGATGCTCCACTAAATGACCTTTGACATCACAACATGGCGTGCTTGACTTCAGGTAGAGATGGAGATGGTGAAGATACTAAGGGAAAACCATACCTTGATCAAGCTGGGCTACCAGTTTAACCTCCCTGGTCCCAGGATGAGCATGACGGGGATCCTCACCAGGAACCAAGACCGTCAGAGGCAGAAACGACTGCAGGAGCAGaggcaactgcagcagcaggggGCGCCGGAAGGAGCTGCTAATCCACGAACCACAGCGCTGGTaacatgaccaaaaaaaaatgtaacattgTTTAATTCTGATCTGCGAATAACTAATTTGCATAATAGCCTGTCAATTCCAGATGATGGtgccaaagcactacttttccaTTAGAAAGTGTTTTAGTTCTTTATGATTATTACGAGTATTTTACACTCCCCACATAATGTTTATGATTGCCTGTCGCTGCCAGAAAATGGCACCAAAGCACACCTTTTGTATTAGTTACTATTTGGGCACAATAGAAGCTCCTCCCTTCAGTTCAACTTTGGTACAAGATGGTTAGTTGAACATCTTGACTAATAGATGATGCCAAAGCGCTGTTTGCTGTAAAAGTAGTAGTTTGGCGCCATCTGattggcatgtttttttttttagcatattGGTTCCAAAATTGACAACAGTTTTGTCCTTCTTGCTCCTAGAGAGGAACACCCTGCAGCTCACCTCGATCCTCTCCTTGGTCTTCCCCCAAAGTCCAGAGGATCAACTTGGCTAAAAAGCAAACACCTCctgcaccaccaccaccaccacctcctccaccacctccccctccaccaccacctcccCCTCCTGCACTCCTACTGCCCTCTCGgcaagagaagaagaaacccACCCGGACCATCGCCGAGGTGATCAAATCCCATGAGGCCAGCAGCAAGAAGACCAAGACCAAAGGGAAGAAGGGCAAGAAGGGCAAGGTCAAGGACGAGACCACCTGCATCCTCAAGGAGCTGAAGAACGCGCTGAGACCTGTAGCGGTGGAGAGGCGGGGGGACGACAGCAGCAGGCCGTCAACGCCGATGAGGTCGGCCCACGACCAGCTGATGGACTCCATCCGGAACAGCACCATCCGGAGCCTGAGAAAGGTGAGGAAAATCTTATCATGAGGCCAAGGCACattttttacataaaaaaaatacatactgtaaaaatAGAACACACAATATcagtaatttaattttaacgTGCTACCCTGGCCAcaagggggcagtataatacataCAGTCATACTACAGGTcgatagaaaataaaagattgtCAAGGTGGAATAATATTAATCCGTTTTCactgaggataaagaatatatgcctgagAGTATTATTGTATGATCATTTTTCTCAATTCTGttcaaacatttaaataagaTTTATAATCACCGCAACGTCAATGCTAGTTTCATtaagcattaagctagcagcaTTTCATAAGACCAAGTTATGTTATCTTCATGTTCAAGTCCGCTGCCAACAGTTAATGCTCATAACTCcccaaaattaaatttttgtaACTCGAGCTACCACTTAAGCCTGTAATTAAATAAGATATGAGAAACTAACCTTTTTCACCACAGATGTATTCCCAAATGCATCACATTCTGTCCCTGTGTTAAATTAATGTTTACCACTAAAATACTTATCATGCTTTTCAATGGAAGTGTTTTGCTACCTCGTGGTTTGttactgtggaaaaaaagtccGCTCTGCCCCCAGCCGCCAAATTCCTGCCACTTAATGCTGGCCTATTCATAGCAAGTGTTCAGCGGAGTTTGATAAAGGCAGACGTAGCAACAATACAAACACTGTCAGTTGACACGTAATACAAAAGTTTAtttcagaaatgttttttttatttacaggtTGAACTCCCAGTACACCTAAGATAATATAAAGgaggttgccatggtaactgGCTGGGATACAGGAGCAGCAACAGTGATTTCAAAaaagttggatttttttgcactgctacatgatttttttttgtaattttgtctTCTGATtattctcccttttttttttcttgtaaactTGTAAATATGATGTGCTATGACGTGTTTCATTTCTAAAtacagattgtttttgtttgtcatttttttgttaaattacTATGAAGAATCCTATccaatttccatttttattctatacagtaatccctcgtttatcgcggataattggttccgaAAACCACCcacgataagtgaaatccgcgaagtacggtcaccaacaagaagtactgggcaggcaaacgagttagcggaaagatgctaattcgcgatcatGCTAaaacgcgaaaacggacttctcaaggaatgtaaacgaacatttggagcaatactacattgtcctaaaagTTAGACACATGTATCCTCaattagaagttttattttgacttttgaatattttgttaatttggagaaaaatccgcgatgtagtgaagccgcgataaacaaaaCACGAAGGATCACTGTATTTTCAAACGGCTGTGAGTCATTTTATAGTGATGGAAATCATCCATTCGCACATCTCGCcattcaaaatggctgacgAGTGACAACCCGATAATAACAATTTGACACCCGCCCAATGATTGATATAAAGGAGAGGATTATCATCATGAGATATCTTTAGGTGGCAGGGTCTGCATGTTTTGATACTTCTAAGACTCTGCCCTTCAGTGTGCATGCATTCCACGGCCTAAGTGTTCCCAAGAATAAAACTTCATCGCAGGAAGCGGAACACTTTGTCATAACAATCCATCCAAGTACCAATAAGGGAAACCCTTTCAGTGAGATGCGCTGTAAAATGTGGATACTTCCTGCTTGTAAATGTGGTCAGTGACCCTCATGTAAAATTCAAAGATGCATTTGTGCTGTATGCAATAT
This genomic window from Syngnathus acus chromosome 23, fSynAcu1.2, whole genome shotgun sequence contains:
- the lmod2b gene encoding leiomodin-2 encodes the protein MSCFGYRRELSKYEDVDEDELLASLSPEELAELEKELVDIDPDANVPIGLRQRDQTDKTPTGTFSREALMKYWEAETQKILENEIAGGSAKTDDEDERVTDRNSESEDEKDDESEKEQKKEIEEEDEEEEEEEESEEESDEEEVETEEDDEDQNANFKPVTPPPPPIVVPQLLKPQRAEPIRLTPPPPPVDPNASGNPTVVDEALQQALRDDPELTEVNLNNIDDISQETLIRFAEALRSNTHVRVFTLANTHADDPVAIAVAKMLRENSSIVSLNIESNYVSGKGVMALVQALPGNNTLTELRFHNQRHICGGQVEMEMVKILRENHTLIKLGYQFNLPGPRMSMTGILTRNQDRQRQKRLQEQRQLQQQGAPEGAANPRTTALRGTPCSSPRSSPWSSPKVQRINLAKKQTPPAPPPPPPPPPPPPPPPPPPPALLLPSRQEKKKPTRTIAEVIKSHEASSKKTKTKGKKGKKGKVKDETTCILKELKNALRPVAVERRGDDSSRPSTPMRSAHDQLMDSIRNSTIRSLRKVELPVHLR
- the LOC119117452 gene encoding uncharacterized protein LOC119117452, with translation MQRPRSGDDLIDPWEKSQTWSACDTVTQPVGGLSSLSKSLRQSVWRQADGCWPILKFQCLDLAHTHTRAHSYLQLWIIKTHFHAADQGSLAFVLHMREKIFKAPCVLLSLFTSLNLCCGKFGTPITDDVSKLSLLKQNIPSDYEIPLHYIPREVAGACWVVLNVYPLEQSLRNLANMFGAVSSNKENILVFIAMLKSLRFTFDHQELETAMQVFQCHYQEGRFKNELYFNYIEELLHVAAHEASSFSCKPPPCLNTANAPGGQKEGQDYRWWKRTPLLLVFIPVTACVILIIWRIASTRHFPARPVEEIEMAPRGIVPSVSVVSIPLQKLAHDTADALPEEDVVAGHEIR